In the genome of Moorena sp. SIOASIH, the window GCTGTGCGAACGACGCTGTGACGTAGCGCATTAGCTGATAGCTGATCTAGGGGTAATTGCAGCTGGCTCACATTTTTTTGTTCCCGCTTTTTATTGTAGGGCGCAGGCTAAGTAATGACAACCGTTAACATAGGCGTTGGAGTTGGGTTGAGTGCGGGGCCAGTCTCTACATTGACAATCCATTGGCAATTATTGACAATATAGCTATAAACAAGTAGTAAGCAACTAAGTATCCCAATGGAGACAATGAACATTGCCCTGCCCTCTCAGATGAAAGAGTTTATTCAAGCTCAGGTAGCCTTAGGGGGTTATAGCAGCGCTAGCGAGTACATTCGAGAGCTAATTCGAGCTGACCAAAAGCAGAAAACTAGATACGCCCTAGAAATGGAAATTCTCAAAGGACTAAGTAGCCCAGAGCCAACACCAATGACAGCTGACGATTGGGAAGATATTCGCACCAATATCAGACAGCGGTTTGACCAATCCGGGAAATAACTGATACATCGGATAATTACAGCGTTTCTCATATTAATTAGGTACAAAGGATTTTTTCCCGACTCCCGACTCCCGACTCCCGACTCCCGACTCCCGACTCCCTAAAAAAAAATCGGTCAAGTTTGGGTTAACCCCAATCCTTGACCGAATTCTGTACTTGAAGGTTCCACAAGTACAGCTCAACTATGGATAATTTCATATCAATTATAACATGATTCCCGAGTTAGTCAGCAACTGCTGAAAAGCAATAACATCCCAACTCATTCTGCTTCATGTTGCTTCATCCTCCTTCACCAAACATCCTTCACCATTCCTGATTTGCCAGGGGGCAACCCTGGCAAAATCCTATCTTAATCTATGTAAAAGTATCGAATCAAAAAGGTCATAACCTCACCAGGCTTTCCGGTAGGCTCCGGAGTGCTCCACTCGTCCGGTGACCCATAC includes:
- a CDS encoding type II toxin-antitoxin system ParD family antitoxin is translated as MNIALPSQMKEFIQAQVALGGYSSASEYIRELIRADQKQKTRYALEMEILKGLSSPEPTPMTADDWEDIRTNIRQRFDQSGK